A single genomic interval of Blastopirellula marina harbors:
- a CDS encoding alpha/beta hydrolase family protein, with protein MHRISSLLAICLLLICLTTTSLAGDWPGKKSGWNGYDRFDFSVDDRPAYVVVPKEAAAGNPWVWRARFPGFHAEADILLLERGFHIAYINTDNMLGSERAMKHWDKFYDFMTERGLSSQVALEGVSRGGLFIYGWAARHPDRVACIYADTPVCDIKSWPKGAGNGVGSQGSWDVLLKEYGLTNEEAMKYDRNPIDLLKPIAKAKIPVLHIVSLNDKVVPPTENTFILAERYRKLGGSIEIMEVKAGTEKSQGHHFTHPDPQKVADFIAEHAAKQ; from the coding sequence ATGCACCGAATTTCGTCCCTTCTCGCAATTTGTCTGCTCTTAATCTGCCTCACCACGACGAGCCTCGCCGGCGATTGGCCTGGCAAAAAGTCGGGATGGAACGGGTACGATCGATTCGACTTTTCTGTGGATGATCGCCCTGCCTACGTGGTGGTGCCAAAAGAGGCCGCAGCTGGCAACCCTTGGGTTTGGCGAGCTCGATTTCCTGGCTTCCATGCCGAAGCGGACATTTTGCTACTCGAGCGCGGCTTCCATATCGCTTACATCAATACGGACAACATGCTCGGTAGCGAGCGGGCCATGAAACACTGGGACAAGTTCTACGACTTCATGACCGAGCGAGGCCTTTCCTCGCAGGTTGCCCTCGAGGGGGTGAGCCGCGGTGGCCTATTTATTTACGGCTGGGCCGCGCGGCATCCTGACCGTGTTGCTTGCATCTATGCGGATACGCCAGTGTGCGACATCAAGAGCTGGCCGAAAGGAGCCGGCAACGGCGTTGGCAGCCAGGGCTCGTGGGATGTCCTTTTGAAAGAGTACGGCCTCACCAACGAGGAGGCGATGAAATACGACCGCAACCCAATCGATCTCCTCAAGCCGATCGCGAAGGCGAAGATCCCTGTGCTGCATATTGTTTCGCTGAACGATAAGGTCGTTCCTCCGACGGAGAATACCTTTATCCTGGCCGAGCGCTATCGCAAGCTGGGTGGTTCGATCGAGATCATGGAAGTAAAAGCTGGCACAGAGAAGT
- a CDS encoding DUF1592 domain-containing protein has product MKSNLCVLNCAPTFYRLGLLGLFLLVVSGSTLLAEEEQTANPVRSFLENNCYDCHQGESPDAGLDLEKLTFDLGKGNQLDRWVRIYDRVESGEMPPAEYGELDPADKNQFLTATHHGLVDFQTKLHSKYGRVRGRRLTRKQIERSLQDLFAIDIPLLDFLPEEMKTDGFTTVAEGQGMSHFQIAAHLNTVDAALDEAFRRALSPEDVYQRDFDAEGVARTNPKRRCREPEMRNGKAVIWSSGLIYYGRMPATTAPADGWYQFAVTVSGLKLPKTGGVWSTVRSGPCVSTAPLLSDVTNFEAMEKPKTVEFTAWLPKGHMLEIRPGDGTLKKGRFAGGQVGVGEGEDQDLAGLAFERVTMERIHQNGGDDQVRQAMFGDLKVEPSKNKKQPWKVVSENPKKDTEKLLLVFANRAYRRPVKRSEIEPYVAEVHEALDKKTEFVDALRLGYRALLCSPRFLYFAEEPGPLDDYEVATRVSYLLSGSTPDAKLTKLASEGKLRDREVLKGEVRRLLEGKRGEQFLRDLAAEWLDLDQIDFTEPDSKLYRGFDPIVEQAMLSETETYLQTMLTENLSVTHLIDSDFTYLNSRLARYYEIDGIEGDELRRFKLSPKSQRGGLLTQGAIMKVTANGTTTSPVVRGVWVSERLLGVDVPPPPSNVPAVEPDIRGAKTIREQLAKHRSQGECASCHTKIDPAGFALENFDPSGRWRDNYLVTNGRKVSKGQPIDASYDLPDGQRFKNVQGFQKIITRQPERLAANVAEKLLVYGTGASIEFADRAEVEKIAQLAAAEGYGFRTVIEEVVVSPLFLSK; this is encoded by the coding sequence ATGAAATCGAACCTTTGCGTTTTGAATTGCGCGCCGACCTTCTACCGACTTGGCTTGTTGGGTCTGTTCTTGCTGGTTGTTAGTGGCAGCACTTTGCTGGCCGAAGAAGAGCAGACTGCCAATCCAGTGCGCTCGTTTCTCGAGAACAACTGCTACGATTGCCATCAAGGTGAATCGCCCGATGCTGGGCTCGACCTCGAGAAGCTGACGTTTGATCTGGGTAAAGGGAATCAGCTTGACCGTTGGGTACGCATCTACGATCGCGTCGAATCAGGCGAGATGCCCCCAGCCGAATACGGCGAACTCGACCCCGCCGACAAAAACCAATTCCTCACGGCGACGCATCACGGGCTGGTCGATTTTCAAACAAAGCTGCACAGCAAATATGGTCGTGTTCGTGGACGTCGATTGACTCGCAAGCAAATCGAACGTTCGCTGCAAGATTTGTTTGCGATCGATATTCCACTGCTCGACTTCCTACCAGAAGAAATGAAGACCGACGGCTTCACTACCGTCGCCGAAGGGCAGGGGATGTCTCACTTTCAGATCGCGGCTCACCTGAACACGGTCGACGCGGCCTTGGACGAAGCGTTTCGCCGAGCTCTCTCGCCCGAAGATGTCTATCAGCGTGACTTCGATGCCGAAGGGGTTGCTCGAACGAATCCCAAGCGTCGTTGCCGCGAACCGGAGATGCGTAATGGAAAGGCCGTGATTTGGTCGTCGGGCTTGATCTACTACGGCCGTATGCCAGCGACGACTGCACCCGCTGATGGTTGGTATCAATTCGCCGTCACGGTGTCTGGCTTGAAACTGCCCAAGACCGGCGGAGTTTGGTCAACCGTGCGTAGTGGCCCGTGTGTTTCGACCGCACCACTATTGAGCGACGTGACCAACTTTGAAGCGATGGAGAAGCCGAAGACCGTGGAGTTTACCGCGTGGCTTCCGAAAGGACACATGCTTGAAATTCGTCCCGGCGATGGCACCCTCAAGAAAGGGCGTTTTGCCGGAGGTCAAGTTGGCGTCGGCGAAGGTGAAGACCAAGACCTAGCAGGCCTCGCTTTTGAACGGGTCACCATGGAGCGGATTCACCAAAACGGCGGCGACGACCAAGTTCGCCAGGCAATGTTCGGCGATTTGAAAGTCGAACCGAGCAAAAACAAGAAGCAACCGTGGAAGGTGGTCAGCGAGAATCCGAAGAAGGATACGGAGAAGCTGCTTTTGGTCTTCGCGAACCGAGCCTATCGTCGTCCGGTGAAGCGAAGCGAGATCGAGCCGTACGTGGCTGAGGTTCATGAAGCCCTCGATAAGAAGACCGAGTTTGTCGATGCTTTGCGACTCGGCTACCGCGCTTTGCTTTGTTCGCCACGCTTCCTGTACTTCGCGGAAGAGCCCGGCCCGCTGGACGACTACGAAGTCGCGACGCGTGTGAGTTACTTACTCAGTGGAAGCACGCCCGACGCTAAGCTGACCAAGCTGGCGTCGGAAGGCAAATTGCGTGATCGTGAAGTCTTGAAGGGAGAAGTTCGTCGTTTGCTGGAAGGGAAACGGGGCGAGCAGTTCCTTCGTGATTTGGCCGCCGAATGGCTCGACCTCGATCAAATCGATTTCACCGAGCCAGACTCGAAGCTGTATCGCGGGTTCGATCCGATTGTCGAACAGGCAATGCTTTCCGAAACGGAAACGTACTTGCAGACGATGCTCACAGAAAACTTGAGCGTGACCCATCTGATCGATTCCGACTTTACCTATCTCAACAGCCGTCTGGCCCGATACTACGAGATCGATGGAATTGAAGGGGACGAACTGCGACGCTTCAAGCTTTCGCCAAAGAGTCAGCGTGGTGGGCTGCTGACCCAGGGAGCCATCATGAAGGTAACCGCGAACGGCACCACCACCTCGCCGGTGGTCCGCGGGGTATGGGTTTCCGAGCGACTGCTCGGTGTTGATGTGCCGCCACCGCCGAGCAATGTCCCTGCGGTCGAGCCGGACATTCGTGGTGCCAAGACCATTCGCGAACAATTGGCCAAGCATCGCTCGCAAGGCGAATGTGCCAGCTGTCATACCAAGATTGACCCGGCTGGGTTTGCTCTGGAAAACTTCGATCCTTCTGGACGGTGGCGAGATAACTACCTCGTTACCAACGGACGAAAAGTCTCGAAGGGACAGCCCATCGACGCCAGCTATGACCTACCAGACGGACAACGATTCAAGAACGTCCAAGGCTTCCAGAAGATCATCACCCGCCAGCCAGAGCGTCTTGCGGCAAACGTTGCCGAGAAGTTATTGGTGTACGGAACTGGGGCATCGATCGAGTTCGCAGATCGAGCCGAAGTCGAGAAGATCGCTCAACTGGCCGCTGCCGAAGGTTACGGTTTTCGCACCGTGATCGAAGAGGTAGTTGTTAGTCCCTTGTTTTTGTCTAAATAA
- a CDS encoding DUF1552 domain-containing protein produces MSRQVYFNFGKKLSRRTILRSTAGVGMAIPWLSAMNKAFADNDKPKQPRRFVAMTLGLGLHADNLNPEGEGRDYKPSLYLEKLQDIKDRFSVISGTSHPQVSGGHRAEASLLSATPMGTGAQSRTTVSIDQLLAKHMGHHTRFPSLVLSSAGTNSPSYTENGSMIPAESSPARLFMQLFVSDSPAEQAKQLHRARQGKSIMDLVAEDAKSLSRELGAGDRDRLAAYFNSVRELEQRMVDAEQWAHLPKPKVDIPKPLDISNPNDFIGRQRLMSDMIRLALSTDSTRFVSYHLGGSGGVVPIEGVGEGYHSLSHHGMDEEKLAQLALIETSIVQAWGDFVRGLDSVQEEEGSLLDSTSVLLTSNLGNASSHSNRNMPVLFAGGGFEHGQHLAFDKNNNYPLPNLYLSVLQQSGLDVDQFATSTGTMNGLEPTA; encoded by the coding sequence ATGTCGCGCCAAGTTTATTTCAACTTCGGAAAGAAACTGAGCCGCCGCACAATCCTCCGCAGCACAGCTGGGGTAGGCATGGCCATTCCGTGGCTGTCGGCCATGAACAAAGCGTTTGCCGACAACGACAAACCGAAGCAGCCACGCCGCTTTGTTGCGATGACCTTAGGTCTCGGTCTGCATGCCGACAATTTGAATCCCGAGGGGGAAGGGCGTGATTACAAGCCGTCGCTGTACCTGGAAAAGCTGCAGGATATTAAAGATCGCTTCTCCGTGATTTCCGGAACGTCCCATCCGCAAGTCTCCGGCGGTCACCGAGCGGAAGCCAGCTTGCTGTCCGCTACGCCCATGGGGACCGGCGCCCAGTCGCGAACGACCGTTTCCATCGATCAGTTGCTCGCTAAGCATATGGGGCATCATACCCGCTTTCCTTCGTTGGTCCTCAGTTCGGCCGGAACCAACAGCCCTTCCTATACCGAGAACGGCTCGATGATCCCGGCCGAGAGCTCGCCGGCCCGACTGTTTATGCAATTGTTCGTCAGCGATTCGCCGGCGGAACAGGCCAAGCAGTTGCATCGCGCTCGCCAAGGCAAGAGTATCATGGACCTGGTCGCCGAAGATGCGAAGTCGCTCTCACGAGAACTCGGCGCCGGCGACCGTGATCGCTTGGCGGCATACTTCAACAGTGTCCGAGAACTCGAACAACGGATGGTCGACGCTGAGCAGTGGGCACATCTGCCTAAGCCGAAGGTCGATATCCCAAAGCCACTCGACATCAGCAACCCGAACGATTTCATCGGTCGGCAACGTCTGATGAGCGATATGATTCGCCTGGCTCTTTCCACCGACTCGACCCGCTTCGTCTCGTACCACTTGGGTGGTTCCGGCGGCGTGGTTCCGATTGAAGGTGTCGGTGAAGGGTATCACTCACTCAGCCACCATGGCATGGACGAAGAGAAGCTTGCCCAGCTGGCCCTGATCGAAACGAGTATCGTTCAAGCTTGGGGCGATTTCGTACGTGGTTTGGACTCGGTCCAGGAAGAAGAAGGAAGCCTCTTGGATAGCACTTCGGTACTGCTGACCAGCAACTTGGGCAACGCTTCCAGCCACTCGAATCGCAACATGCCCGTCTTGTTCGCCGGTGGCGGCTTCGAGCATGGTCAGCACTTGGCATTCGATAAGAACAACAATTACCCGCTACCAAACCTCTATCTATCGGTCCTGCAACAGTCTGGTTTGGACGTTGATCAATTCGCAACCAGCACCGGAACGATGAACGGTTTGGAGCCTACCGCATAA
- a CDS encoding sensor histidine kinase yields MRILVAEDGLMMRRILVRALAGWDYDVTEVEDGAQAWAEFEKEPFRMVLTDWVMPESDGLELIRRIRSANLPFYVYIILLTAKSEKEDLVVGMEAGADDFLVKPVDHNELRVRLREGERIVRLEQELADQNRQLRETQAALVQSEKLASLGQMAAGMAHEINNPIALVANNLAVLKRDVASAFEILDLVRTAQEDLAKTNPELAQQVAELAEECDYAWIRDESPALFDRSLAGLKRVRDIVQNLRSFARLDEAKLDYLDLPEAVTAVAQILQHELSSKQINLKIEPDNVPQILCEPGKIQQVLHHLLLNAIQASDNGGTISIRTSRCDTGVAIDVQDHGAGIPSSDLAHIFEPFFTTRAVGSGQGLGLAVSYGIVRDHGGSIEVSSELGLGSTFRVQLPVRPLASQSVGGSHES; encoded by the coding sequence ATGAGAATCCTCGTAGCCGAAGACGGATTGATGATGCGACGAATCCTCGTTCGCGCATTGGCCGGCTGGGACTACGATGTCACCGAGGTCGAAGACGGAGCCCAGGCCTGGGCCGAGTTCGAGAAAGAACCATTCCGCATGGTGCTGACCGACTGGGTGATGCCCGAGAGTGACGGCTTGGAACTCATTCGCCGCATTCGCTCGGCCAACCTTCCCTTTTATGTCTATATCATCCTGCTGACAGCCAAGTCGGAAAAAGAAGACCTGGTGGTCGGCATGGAAGCCGGAGCCGACGACTTTCTGGTCAAACCGGTTGACCACAACGAACTGCGTGTTCGTCTGCGTGAAGGAGAGCGAATCGTTCGGCTCGAGCAAGAACTCGCCGACCAGAATCGCCAGCTACGCGAAACGCAAGCAGCCCTCGTTCAAAGCGAAAAGCTGGCCAGCCTCGGTCAAATGGCCGCCGGGATGGCTCACGAAATCAACAATCCCATCGCCTTGGTAGCCAACAACTTGGCCGTCTTGAAAAGGGACGTCGCCTCAGCGTTCGAGATCCTTGACTTGGTACGAACTGCCCAGGAAGATCTGGCGAAAACCAACCCGGAACTGGCCCAACAAGTTGCCGAGTTGGCCGAAGAATGCGATTACGCCTGGATTCGGGACGAGTCGCCGGCGTTGTTCGACCGTTCGTTGGCGGGGCTGAAACGGGTTCGAGATATCGTTCAGAATCTACGGTCGTTTGCCCGCTTGGACGAAGCGAAGCTCGATTACCTCGACCTTCCTGAGGCCGTTACCGCGGTGGCGCAGATCTTGCAGCATGAACTCAGTAGCAAACAAATCAACTTGAAGATCGAGCCGGACAACGTCCCGCAAATCTTGTGCGAACCAGGCAAAATCCAGCAGGTGCTCCATCATTTACTGCTGAACGCGATCCAAGCCAGCGACAATGGGGGGACGATTAGCATACGAACCTCACGTTGTGACACGGGGGTCGCGATCGATGTGCAGGATCATGGGGCGGGAATTCCCAGCAGTGATTTAGCCCATATCTTCGAGCCGTTTTTCACAACCCGCGCCGTCGGAAGTGGTCAGGGCTTAGGATTAGCGGTTAGCTATGGGATTGTGCGCGACCATGGCGGTTCGATCGAAGTCAGCAGCGAACTGGGCTTGGGCAGTACCTTTCGTGTACAATTACCTGTACGTCCGCTCGCAAGTCAGTCAGTGGGAGGAAGCCATGAAAGCTAA
- a CDS encoding response regulator, protein MKAKPAILLVDDEPDILHSLIGLLRREFTVFTAESGQEALQIMADNTIHVLMTDQRMPEMTGAELTRQAYHRFPATTRILFTGYADIKSVIEAINSGGLYRYVTKPWDPDDLIELLHEAVRLYEKEAAQQALVQEMQQYVSLGRQVTQQLTQAPGGHAVDHDLLEAFNQAGNLLEDLTHETCKPVAGE, encoded by the coding sequence ATGAAAGCTAAGCCAGCCATTCTATTGGTGGATGACGAGCCAGACATTTTGCACTCGCTTATCGGACTGTTGCGCCGCGAATTCACAGTGTTCACGGCCGAGTCGGGTCAAGAAGCGTTGCAGATCATGGCCGACAACACGATCCACGTGTTGATGACCGATCAGCGAATGCCCGAGATGACCGGTGCCGAACTGACCCGCCAGGCGTATCATCGATTCCCGGCAACGACTCGAATTCTGTTCACCGGCTACGCTGATATCAAATCGGTAATCGAAGCGATCAATTCGGGTGGGCTGTACCGTTACGTGACCAAGCCGTGGGATCCGGACGACTTGATTGAACTGCTGCACGAGGCGGTTCGGTTGTACGAGAAGGAAGCGGCTCAGCAAGCTTTGGTTCAGGAAATGCAGCAGTATGTATCGCTGGGACGCCAAGTCACACAGCAGCTAACGCAAGCCCCCGGCGGGCACGCTGTTGACCATGACCTCTTGGAAGCATTCAATCAGGCGGGTAACCTGCTGGAAGACTTAACCCACGAGACGTGCAAACCAGTGGCCGGAGAGTAA